TCTCACGCTATTGTTTGTATAGGTATGTGTGTGACACGTAACAAACGTATACCCCATAAAAACAGTAAATATTGGAATCCGTAAGTCCTTCAATGATAAACGAAGGAGGCTACCAAATGCAAAAAGCCAACCCAAGAGCGACGGACCTCTCGGGTAACTGCTTCGGTTTTGTAGCGAACACTATAAAGttcggaaacgaaaacatttaaatgtgCGATTTTTCAATTCTACTAGACTAGCTttgataaaattatgaaataataTTTCTCGTGACACATTCTTCAATTCATAGCGTGCTGTTTTGCACAATACATTATCATGGAGAAACGCATCGCACTGGAAAAACGCGGACGCACGGATGATCAGGTAAGCCATGCTGCTAATGCGAAATATCTGAAGGTGAAACACCTTTATATTACGAGCGATTGCACTATTTTCgaaatagtttttatttgcacagATAAGGAATtatgtgttttgcttttgcgaacgaaggaaaattgcaattgcaatgAATCATTAGTTGAAgttgaattttcgaatgttcaTGTTGGCATCAGAATATGGGTACatattttacaataaaaagtcgtttgaaataagaaaaacgaCCATTCTCGTGGATTGACCACGACGTTAAATGGTGGTTCATGGTGGTTGAAATGGTCACACTATTATTAATCAAAGCAATCGGTAGTTTAAGATGTGTTTTGCCCTCTGAAGCCGGCAATCGTCGTCGGCAAATCACCATGTCGTGCCGTAATCGATCCAAAGTTTCGTTCAGCATCCTTTTCCAATTCTCTTCTGAGCTCTTTCACGCTGACGTCGTTCGTCGTCACGTTGTTCACGGTCGTCGTGCTTTCCTCCCTGTGCAATTCGCACGCCATTCGACGAAATTGAGTTCCATAACGCAGCGCGAAACCATCGGTCCTTTCGCTCCGTAGGCGATCAATCAGTACATCAAGAATCTGGTTGTCTCATTTTTGCGTTATCTTTGTGTTTTTACTGCAGTCTGCACTAGGGTTTAGCGCAGGCTGAGGAGCTAGCTGGTCAACGCATTGCCCTGAAAAACTcattgtaaacaaacatagccacaaacgaacaaacgatGTACCGTAACTTTGCGCGCGCAAACTGTGTCAAGCTCGAAATTTCAAATTGCAGAGATCCTGctagaaaatatttaaatacgGACGAACACATTACCTATCAAAGCAGGCCAGTCCATTCCTTTACGGTTAAAAAATACACGCAGATTTAAATGTGAATGTTTTTAGTCAAGTTAAGCAAATCTGgaaaaaagaataaagaaGAGAATGGGAAactaactttttttttcagtaCATTCGCTATCGTTTTGTTCTAATTTAACTTTTTAtctttgcgttttttttaGATCACAGAGCTAATTCTAGACAACTGTAGAAGTACATACATCGACGGGTTAACAGATGAGTTCACTGCGCTCGAGACACTCAGCCTTATCAATGTCGGCTTAGTATCGTTGAAAAATTTCCCCAAACTATGCAACCTTCGGAAGCTGGAACTCTCAGACAACAGAATTTCGAACGGCTTAATTCATCTTACAAAAAGTCCTAAACTGACACACCTAAATCTGTCCGGAAATCGCATAGTAGATTTCGAGGAACTGCAGCCATTAAAAGACCTGGAAAACTTGGAATGTTTGGATTTATTTAACAATCAAGTAACTTTGACAGAAAACTATCGCGACAAAATGTTCATGCTTATTCCATCGCTATCTCATCTGGACGGGTTGGTATAAAACGGTGGCATGTTAGCTACGCCGTTGAGTTGTATTAATCCAAATATAATTCGAAACTCTTTTAGATTTGACAAGGACTTTTCGGAAGCATTatccgaagaagaagaagaagtcgCTGGTAAGTACATGTTGCTATCGCTTTGTGGGCAGTTCGTAGAAAACAGTAAAGTTGCACATATATCGCAGACTGGAGACAAATTGTAAACGTACAATTGTTGTGAACGTAGGGTTGTTGTTCTTAAAAGACGTTTTGTCTACGATTTGCTATTACACGCGAAGTATTGTTGATAtcaaaatcgaaacaatgcCACAACGACCCATCCTGTTTGCAGATGATGGTAATCAACATCCTTCACAATTCTCCATCAACGGTATCGAAATCGATCTCGACGAACTGGAGGAACTTGAGTCTCGTATCCGACAAAAGCGAAGTAAAAATGACGAACGAGCACCCGGGAATGCTCTTGAAGAACTTGAGTGCAATCTCGAGCAGCTTAAACTTGGCACTAGCACGAACAGCtctgcagcaccaccagtaGATGCTGAAAACGTTAAAGATGATTTAGACGAGTTGTACGAGGACATTCAGCGCAAACAAGCGGTTTTAAACTTGCGGACAGAAGAGGTTCAC
The nucleotide sequence above comes from Anopheles bellator chromosome 1, idAnoBellAS_SP24_06.2, whole genome shotgun sequence. Encoded proteins:
- the LOC131206013 gene encoding acidic leucine-rich nuclear phosphoprotein 32 family member A; the protein is MEKRIALEKRGRTDDQITELILDNCRSTYIDGLTDEFTALETLSLINVGLVSLKNFPKLCNLRKLELSDNRISNGLIHLTKSPKLTHLNLSGNRIVDFEELQPLKDLENLECLDLFNNQVTLTENYRDKMFMLIPSLSHLDGFDKDFSEALSEEEEEVADDGNQHPSQFSINGIEIDLDELEELESRIRQKRSKNDERAPGNALEELECNLEQLKLGTSTNSSAAPPVDAENVKDDLDELYEDIQRKQAVLNLRTEEVHRQRLLSFVPLLLMFASLLAMINQICFRDTQPLSAEKEDDHQQLNIEEAEEEDSCDGDSEVSLAFLYNDRCADDEVDEEWKCALERDLYNPPSSSSESECEACEEDDEDDQSVSDGGETQDKKEQDEAKEEVKEKDSEGTTDKAEASSKTAAATDATDKDATAAIKEHESEEARGKKRKLDDADTDG